One Littorina saxatilis isolate snail1 linkage group LG10, US_GU_Lsax_2.0, whole genome shotgun sequence DNA window includes the following coding sequences:
- the LOC138977867 gene encoding uncharacterized protein, translating into MADTRHHQHYTRFSSTVGIDPEYTEGANLIDITDLGDDGHAAQPVNGHVERAVPSSPSVSSIKELITMGKELGLEGKELQSFVQGERDKERAAQEREHEREAQEREHERAAQERKDERQFKENERDRLFRIEELRIQSEVQMNTNENAAHPSQSSHDHDPRFIPKIPYLDDKDDVESWLKQFEHYARDMNLDESKKASRLIYFLKGKARTIVSKMDDEDVDDYEKVKSALFEGFQLTAEQYRMKFRNTRRNPAETYKEHITRLDRYLTKWIELDPCEKTVKGLTDLILREQSLQSMPSDLAVHVKDRNPINAKEMGKLASDYELNRSQNKLRPTPTRTPQDGTKRFEKDHKPSPQQGKRSSLTPAEREKLREAGLCFYCRVGLHRSSDCPLRKKGNTAGAVTVEDVRRETQGRKSPLDKLCRDCTTKKFSDLVDVKVNGERVTALRDSGCSSIVVAAHLVPADKMTGQRKRTTLADKSKVRYCETAIIHVDSPFFCGETEVVVMADPIMPVLIGEFHGTQNDRRKTPIFPVREPAWYHDSAETVAGAVDTRAQSKLDNDRDKSASKPSSREPTSDMFTPKDLREAQKTDPSLDSIRKQAATGEERGHMRVVEKNGILYQSTFNRKGEESLKVILPKSFRSKVLAFGHDHPMAGHQGQRRTAERIRREFWWPCCGVEIRRYCLSCDACQRSAPKHLTKKVPLGKMPVFETAFRRVAVDIIGPILPMSENKKRYILVMVDFATRYPEAVALKDIHAETVADALWDFWTRLGIPSEILTDNGSQFTGTLMQEVTELLRIKRKTSAVFHPAGNGLCERMNGTLKNMLKKMCIEQPKAWDTFISALLFAYRETPQESLGFSPFELLFGRTSEDQCNS; encoded by the coding sequence ATGGCTGATACCAGACATCATCAGCACTACACCAGATTCTCGTCAACTGTGGGCATAGACCCAGAATATACAGAAGGAGCAAATCTGATTGATATCACCGATCTAGGTGATGACGGCCACGCCGCTCAGCCTGTGAACGGACATGTCGAGCGGGCCGTTCCATCAAGTCCCAGCGTCAGTTCGATCAAGGAATTGATCACCATGGGGAAAGAGTTGGGTTTGGAGGGAAAGGAACTACAGTCATTCGTCCAAGGGGAGAGGGATAAAGAACGAGCAGCTCAAGAGCGTGAACATGAGCGAGAAGCTCAAGAGCGTGAACATGAGCGAGCAGCTCAAGAGCGTAAAGATGAGCGCCAATtcaaagagaatgagagagacagactcttTAGGATAGAAGAGCTGCGCATTCAGAGCGAGGTTCAGATGAACACGAATGAAAACGCAGCTCATCCTTCCCAATCCTCACATGACCATGATCCCCGTTTCATTCCCAAAATCCCTTACCTTGATGACAAGGATGACGTTGAATCCTGGCTCAAACAGTTTGAACACTATGCCAGAGATATGAATTTGGACGAATCAAAGAAAGCCTCCCGGCTGATATACTTCTTGAAAGGTAAGGCCCGTACCATCGTGTCCAAAATGGACGATGAGGATGTTGACGACTATGAAAAGGTGAAGAGCGCGTTATTTGAAGGATTCCAGCTCACCGCTGAGCAATATCGCATGAAATTCCGCAATACTAGACGTAATCCCGCGGAAACTTACAAAGAACACATCACTAGACTCGATCGGTACCTAACCAAGTGGATCGAGCTTGATCCGTGCGAGAAAACTGTCAAAGGATTAACCGATTTGATCCTACGAGAGCAGTCCTTGCAGTCAATGCCTTCTGATCTCGCCGTGCATGTCAAAGACCGGAACCCGATCAATGCCAAGGAGATGGGAAAACTCGCGTCCGATTATGAGCTGAACAGAAGCCAAAATAAATTGAGACCGACACCAACGCGAACTCCTCAGGACGGAACGAAACGTTTTGAGAAGGATCATAAACCATCACCTCAACAAGGTAAAAGATCTTCTTTGACACCAGCGGAACGCGAAAAACTCCGAGAAGCAGGACTATGCTTCTATTGTCGCGTGGGTCTACACCGTTCGAGCGATTGTCCCTTACGGAAAAAAGGCAACACCGCCGGAGCTGTGACAGTTGAAGATGTCCGACGCGAAACACAGGGAAGAAAATCCCCGTTAGATAAATTGTGTCGAGACTGCACCACAAAAAAGTTTTCGGATCTAGTTGACGTCAAAGTCAACGGCGAACGAGTGACCGCCCTGAGAGACTCGGGCTGTAGCTCGATTGTGGTGGCCGCACATCTTGTGCCGGCCGACAAAATGACTGGTCAGAGAAAGAGGACCACGTTAGCGGACAAAAGTAAAGTCCGGTACTGCGAGACCGCGATCATTCATGTGGATTCGCCCTTCTTCTGCGGAGAGACAGAAGTCGTGGTCATGGCGGATCCCATAATGCCGGTGCTCATAGGGGAGTTCCATGGAACTCAGAACGACAGGAGGAAAACACCGATTTTCCCTGTCAGAGAACCTGCCTGGTATCACGACAGCGCTGAGACAGTCGCTGGGGCCGTAGATACCAGAGCACAGTCCAAATTGGACAATGATAGAGACAAATCTGCGAGTAAGCCAAGTAGCCGGGAGCCAACATCGGATATGTTTACTCCAAAGGACTTACGCGAGGCTCAGAAGACAGATCCTTCGTTAGACAGCATCAGGAAACAAGCTGCTACCGGAGAAGAGAGAGGCCACATGAGGGTCGTGGAAAAGAATGGTATCTTGTACCAGTCGACGTTCAATCGGAAAGGAGAGGAGTCTTTGAAGGTTATTCTTCCCAAATCGTTCCGTAGTAAGGTGCTCGCATTCGGCCATGATCATCCAATGGCAGGACACCAAGGTCAGCGTCGTACCGCCGAAAGGATTAGACGCGAATTTTGGTGGCCATGCTGTGGTGTTGAGATCCGCCGCTACTGCTTGTCATGTGACGCTTGCCAGCGATCCGCGCCAAAACACCTTACGAAGAAGGTCCCATTGGGCAAGATGCCAGTGTTCGAGACTGCTTTCAGAAGAGTAGCAGTCGATATCATCGGGCCTATTCTTCCTATGTCCGAGAACAAAAAACGGTACATCCTCGTCATGGTTGACTTTGCCACCCGCTACCCTGAAGCTGTCGCGTTGAAGGACATCCACGCCGAGACAGTAGCCGATGCTTTGTGGGATTTTTGGACTAGACTCGGTATCCCAAGTGAAATATTGACTGATAACGGGAGCCAGTTCACAGGCACTCTGATGCAGGAAGTCACTGAACTCCTCCGCATCAAAAGGAAAACCTCTGCGGTATTTCATCCAGCTGGGAATGGTTTGTGCGAGAGAatgaatggcacgttaaagaacATGCTCAAAAAGATGTGCATAGAACAGCCCAAAGCATGGGACACGTTCATCTCTGCATTACTGTTCGCATACCGCGAGACTCCTCAAGAGAGTTTAGGTTTCTCGCCATTCGAACTGTTGTTCGggcgtacgtcagaggaccaATGCAACTCTTGA